The stretch of DNA AAACCACCGCAAAGGACAGCTTGCTCACCAAACAAATCAGTTTCCGTTTCTTCTTGGAATGAAGTTTCCAAAACACCTGCACGGCCGGAGCCAATCCCTTTGGCATAAGCGTAAGCCAAATTCTCAGCATTTCCGGTGACATCTTGATAGACACCGATAAGGGATGGAACACCAGCACCTTCAGCGTAAGTCCGCCGGACCAAGTGGCCAGGTCCCTTCGGTGCAACCAAAAAGACATCGACATTGTCAGGTGGAACCACTTGCTTGAAATGAATGTTAAATCCATGGGCGAAGACCAAGGCATTACCCGCTTGGAGTCCGGGCTTGATCTCATTCTCATATACTTTCGGTTGAAGTTCATCAGGAAGCAGAATCATGATGACATCCGCTTCTTCAGCCGCTTCTTTCACACTTTTAACATCGAATCCATCGTCTTCAGCTTTTTCAAATGACTTTCCTTGCCGCAAACCGACGATGACCTCAAAGCCATCTTCCCGTAAATTTTGTGCGTGCGCGTGACCTTGGGATCCGTACCCCACAACTGCGATTTTTTTGCCTCTTAGCAATCCTTCATCAATATCCCCGTTATAAACAACTTGTGCCATGTTTCATCAATCCTTTCCCAAAGTTTTGATTTATTTTAATAAAGAGTAAGATTTCATGTCCGTCACCTGACGCTGATTGCCTCGTAAAAAGGCATTGAGTCCGGTGCGGGACATCTCTTTGATACCATAAGGTCTGAGCAACTCAATGATCGCCTCAATCTTGTCTGGACTTCCGGTAACTTGAATGGTCAAACTTTCCCGACTCACGTCAATGATTGACGCTCGAAACGGTTCAATGATGCCGTTAATCTCATAGCGCGTCTGTGCGTTACTTAACACTTTGACCAGCACCAGTTCTCTAGCAACAATGGCTTTGTCAGTAATGTCAGAGACTTTTAAAACATCCACTTGTTTATTCAACTGTTTGGTCAGCTGTTCGATTTTTTGGTCATCATCAACATCAACCACAAATGTCATTTTCGAAACACCTTCTGTTTCTGTCCGGCCCACTGAGATACTTTCAATATTAAATTGACGTTTGGCAAGCAATCCCGTCACCCGGTTCAGAACACCGCTTCGATTCTGGACGGTTGCAATGACGATTCGTTTCATGGTTTCACCCCAATCATCTCGTGTAGACCTTTTCCAGGTGCAATCATTGGATAAACGTTTTCCTCCTGCTGAACGCGGCAGTCAATAATGACTGGCTCCGGGCTTTGCAAATGTTCTGAAAGAACATCATGGAGAGCATCCACCGAATCCACCCGTATGCCTTCAATATCATAACTGTGGGCTAATTTGACAAAGTCAGGTTGGACGGGTAGCAGTGACTGCGAGTACCGTTTGTCATAGAATTCTTCCTGCCATTGGCGAACCATACCTAGCGCCCCATTATTAACTATGACCACCTTTACAGGAAGGCGGCGCTCTTGCAGAACCGACAACTCCTGAAACGTCATTTGGAAACCGCCGTCTCCGACAAGTGCTACTACTGTTTGGTCGGGGGCTCCAAGCTGAGCACCAATCGCTGCTGGAAACCCAAATCCCATTGTGCCAAGACCACCTGATGTCACCCACCGGTTCGGTTCATTAAATGCATAATATTGAGCCGCCCACATTTGGTGCTGGCCAACATCCGTTGTCACAATCGCGTCACCGCAGGTATAACGGTGCACGGTTTCAATGACCTCCTGTGGTACAATTGCATCCGACTGTTCGTGATACCATAAAGGAAAATCCCTCTTGTAAGCCGCAATTTGCTCGCGCCAACTTGATGTCTCTGGTGATCCGCCAGCAACGGCCAATAGTTTTTCTAAAACGCGTTTGGCATCAGCAACGACCGGGATCCCAGTTGAAACATTTTTGCCGATTTCCGCTGGGTCAATATCAACATGAGCAACTGTTGCCCGGGGCGCAAAATGTTTAAGATTTCCGGTTAAACGGTCATCAAACCGGGCTCCAAAGTTGATGAGCAAATCACTTTCATAAAGCGCCGTGTTCGCTGCATAAGTCCCGTGCATCCCGGCCATCCCTAGAGACAAATCATGTTCGCCCGGAAACCCGCCGAGACCAAGCAGCGTTGTCGTAACAGGTATTTGATGCATTTCAGCAAACTTCCTAAGTTCCTCTGAACCCTGAGCATGGAGGACACCGGCCCCTGCTAAAATGACAGGGCGTTTGGATTGTGACATGGCATCCACAAGTTTTTTAATCTGTAGCGGATTCGGCTCAATCGTTGGTTGATAGCCTGGCAGGTAAAAATCAGCCTCACAGTCCGTTGCTCCAACTTCTGAAGCCACATCCTTAGGAATATCAACAACCACAGGTCCGGGCCTGCCGGTTGAAGCGATGTGAAAGGCTTCATTAACAATGCGCGGTAAATCCGTAAGCTCCTGAACCTGATAATTATGCTTCGTAATCGGAGTCGTAATGCCCATGACATCGGATTCTTGGAAAGCATCGGTCCCGATGACATTTTTGGCAACCTGCCCAGTAAAGACAACAATGGGTAAGGAATCCATCATTGCATCCGCTATGCCGGTGACAAGATTTGTCGCACCCGGACCGGACGTTGCAATCACGACACCAGGTTTGCCCGTAACTCTAGCGAAGCCTTCAGCAGCATGAATGGCTCCTTGTTCATGCCGAGACAAAATGTGATTAAACTCACCTCCTATGCGATACAGTGAATCATAGATAGGTAAATTAGCACCGCCCGGATAGCCGAATAAATGCTTAACACCGGCGTTGAGTAATGCTTCAACTAACAAATCAGCACCTGTCTTCGATTGCGATCGCGCCTCTTCTTGGACGCTTTGGTTGACTTCAGCCTTCACACGAAATCCCTCCTAAAGTAAGATGTGTCGTCAAAAGTTGAAAAAAAATAAAAGCCTTTTCAATCCCATACATCCACCTTATAAAAGACGGTGTAAAAGGGATGAAAAGGCTTCTGCTTTCCACGGTACCACCCTGCTTCACAGTATTTTCACAAATACTGCCTCAAAGACAACGGTCTGTTGTCTGTTTTGATAACAGGTACCTCATGGTGATACCTGGTTGATCCTACTGAGAAATCCTGTTCAGACCAACACTCTAGGGAGATGTCGTCGTAAGCCGTATTACCGGTTCCCAGCTCTGCCGGCTCTCTGAAAATACTTGAATGCTTACAACTTTTTCCCCGTCATCGATTTTAAAATGATTTAAAACTTAAACCGCCTGTTGACGTCCTTAACTCACTTGTGCGTCATCTTGTTCTGGCGGATAGACTTTCACACCATCTGTTGTAACAAGTTTCCGAAATTCGGATAAAAGATGCTGTGTTACCGGCCCCGGTGTTCCGTCATTGATCTTGCGTCCATCGACATCCACAACACCGATGACTTCAGCTGCTGTTCCTGTTAAAAACACCTCTTCTGCCGTAAACACATCGTGACGTGTAAAGGTTTCTTCTCTAACCTCATAACCTTCTTTTCTAGCAACCTCGATGATCGCATTGCGTGTGATGCCTTCAAGCGCTCCTAAATATACCGATGGGGTCTTAATGACGCCGTTTTTGATAATAAAAATATTATCGGCGGAGCCTTCAGTGACGTAGCCTTGATCGTTCAGCATCAACGCTTCATCGACACCAGCTTGATTCGCTTCAATTTTTACAAGAATGTTATTTAAATAGTTTAATGATTTCACCTGCGGACTCAAAACATCGGAGCGATTGCGTCGACTAGCAACCGTACCAACGCGCAATCCTCTTTCATATAACTCGTTTGGGAAAATGGCCAATCCTTCCGCGATCACATATACACGCGGGTCTGAACACTTAGAGGGATCAAGCCCCAAATCACCAGGACCGCGGGAAATGACAACCCGGATATAAGCATTTTCTAATCGATTCTTTTTGACGGCCTCGACAATCAGTTGTTCTAATTCGGCCTTGCTATATGGTATCTCCAGAAGAATGGAATGTGCCGATTGATATAAGCGATCGAGATGTTCATCTAGCTTGAAAATGTTGCCGCTGTAGGCTCTAATGCCTTCAAACACCCCGTCCCCATAAAGAAATCCATGATCGTAAACAGAAACGACGGCGTCTTCTTTTTTGACAAAGCGGTCATTAAGAAAAATCCATTGATCACTCATCTTCTTGCACTCCCCTCTTAATTAAAAATTGGAATTTTTCAATTTACATTAATACATAAACGCATCAAAGTTTTAGCCTAAAAATAAACACTAAATCGCTCGTCATGGCAACGTTGTTGTCATATAATTTATCGATTTATTGTGGACAATAATACGCTCTTATTTTTATGCGGTCAACAGGTGATTTGATAATTTTTAGATATTTGTGATTTATCCGATTATTAGTAAACGCTTACATCTGCTTCGTAACAGTTTTTGAATGTTCGATCAATTGTAATTGTAAATTTTTTTGAAGCGCTTGCAAAAATAAATTTTTATTAAAATAGGCAGTAAAAGTGTTTAGACCCCATGCTTACTAATGTAGTATTGGACGATATAGTGTAAGGTTTGTAGATGACCGTCAATAAGCTCTGTTGTTAATAGGGATAAGCGGACATTAACGGTATTAAAATGAGCTCCATCATTGCCAACATTTTTAATTTCATAAACAGCCTTCTTAACTGGTTTTGGCAAGTGTCGTTTGAGTTGATGAATAATTTGACCCAGTGGTTTCATCCTACCCTTTTTTCCCGTCATTGATAGCCCGATATTCTGACAATGGCGATGGACAAGACACTCAAGCATTTGCCGTAAAGCAACGGCCGCAAGCGCTGGTGCTTCTTTTCGATTTTGATAGGTATATGTCAACAATCTTTGCAGGCAAGCCTTCATCTGCTGATCCTTTATTTGCAAAAGCGTATTTGCTAAGTCATCATGAATCACCCTATCGAATGGGCAGGTGTTGACCATATAACCCCCGACATCCTCCGTTAATTCAAAATAACGATAGAATGATGGTTCCAATATCTTCTGAACTTTTGTACAGCATGCCATTTCCAATTGTCAGCCCTCCTCTAACAAAACTTAGAATAATCATTGCAACTCCATTATAGAACACACGTTCGAAAACAACAAACATTTTCATCATTTCAATGAATATACGTCTTCCTACCTACATAACCATAATAGTAGGATGAGCCTACGGTTCCTAATATTAAATCTATCACTGCGTTCTAACATTGGATAAGTGCCGAGATGAATCAGGCATCGATCACCCAAATCATTGGAGGGAGTCATTTATTGTGAAAAAGAAACTATTTATCTTTTTGGTTGTCATGCTATCACTAGCATTACTCACCGCATGCGGAAGTACAAAATCAGGAGGTGATAGTGGCGGCAATGATGAAATGAAAACCTACAAAGTTGCGACAGACGCTAACTTTAAACCTTTTGAATATAAAAATCCTGATACAGGGGAAATGGAAGGTTTCGACATTGAGCTATTAAAGTCTATTGCAAAAGAAGCAGGATTCAAAGTCAAATTTGAAACGATGCAATTTGACGGCCTTCTCGCAGGCATTAAATCAGGCCGGTATGACATCGGCGTTGCCGGGATTTCCATTACTGATGAACGGAAGCAATCCATTGCTTTCTCAGACAAATATTATGACTCAGGTCTAACGGTCATGGTCCCTAAGGACTCCGATATCCAATCGATCAAAGACGTTGACGGTAAGGCCGTTGGAACACGTCAAGGTTCAACAAGTCAAGCTTATTTAAAGAATAACACCGATGCTGACATTGAAGCCTTTCCAGCGATTGTCAACGCCTACACAAACTTAAAGTCTGGTCGGCTCGATGCTGTCCTATATGACTTACCGAATGTTAAATATTTCATCAAACAAAAAGGTGAGGGTGAATTAAAGACGGTTGGGAAATTACTACAGGGTCAACCCTATGGTATTGCCTTTCCTAAAGATTCGAAACTCGTTGATGATGTCAATAAAGCTCTGAAAACGTTAAAAGACAATGGCACTTATGCTGACATTTATAAAAAATGGTTCGGAACTGAACCCCCTCAATAATACGCAATCTAAGATCATCAGCTGATACTTTCAACCGATCAAGCGTAACAAGTCCTTTAGCTTGTTACGCTTTTTTAAAACAAGGAGAGATTCGAAAATGTTTGATAAGTTCACCAGCTCTGATTTTATACAATGTTTACCGTTTCTTATTCCCGGCTTAGGTATGACGCTTCTCATAACCGCCATTGGGCTAATTCTCGGTTTTGTATTAGGAACCATTGCCGGGCTCGGCCGCCTATCAAAAAACAAATTTCTGAGAGGCATCAGCTCTGTCTATGTTGAGGTCGTCCGTGGAACGCCGATCCTTGCTCAAGTGCTATTCATCTTTACCGTTCTATCCGATCAATACGTCGGCTTCAATATTGATAAAGTCCTTGCTGCCATTATTGCGATTACGATTAATGCTGGGGCCTATATAGCCGAAATTGTGCGAGGCGCTGTCTATTCCATCGATAAAGGCCAACATGAAGCCGGACGCTCATTAGGTCTTAACCCATCGCAAACCATGCGCCATATTATTTGGCCCCAAGCCATCAAGCGGATGATCCCGCCACTAGGAAACCAGTTCATCATCAGTTTAAAAGATACGTCGTTGTTTTCCGTGATTGCCGTTGGCGAATTGCTTTACATGGGGCGTCAATACTACAACATTACTTATTCACCCTTTCAAACACTCACCATGGTTTGTTTGTTATATCTTGTCATTACCATACCAACATCGCTTATTTTAAGAAAAATAGAACGGAGGCTGGATGTCTAATATGATTACTGTTCATGATTTGCATAAATCCTTTGGAGACTTTGAAGTTTTAAAAGGCATTAACGCAGAGGTCAGGGAGAGCGAAGTTGTGTGTGTCATCGGCCCTTCTGGATCAGGCAAAAGCACATTCCTCCGCTGTTTAAATTTACTTGAAGACATCACATCAGGCAGTGTTGAAATTGACGGTGAACAACTGACGGATGAAAGTACCGATATTAACAAACTGCGGTCAGAAGTAGGAATGGTCTTCCAACATTTTAATCTGTTCCCACATAAGACGGTGCTTGAAAACATTACGCTGGCCCCGATCAAAGTCAAAGCATTAACCCAAGATAAAGCAAAAGAGCATGCTTTACCTTTACTTGAGAAGGTCGGTCTGTCGGACAAGGCCGACGACTATCCCGATAACCTCTCCGGCGGGCAAAAGCAACGCGTTGCCATTGCCCGGGCACTAGCCATGAACCCGAAAGTGATGCTATTTGATGAACCGACCTCAGCCCTTGATCCTGAACTCGTCGGCGATGTATTAGAAGTGATGAAAGACTTAGCTAAGGAAGGTATGACCATGGTCGTTGTGACCCATGAAATGGGCTTTGCCCGTGAAGTCGGCGACAGGGTCATCTTCATGGACGAAGGGGTTATTATGGAAGAAAACAAACCGGAACCACTATTTGAAAATCCGCAAAATGCTAGGACACAATCTTTTCTTAGTAAAATTTTATAACCTATAAAGGCTAGGACAAAAGTATATGAATCACAGAATCATCCGAACTTGTTTATGAATCCGTTCGGATGATTTATTTAAAATGATAGTTCCTGTCATCGCTTCGTCAAAATCCTCGCTTGCCGCGGGCACGGCCTCAGCTAACTTGGTAAAGAAAACCTCTTTATCAAGTGGATCTTCGTCGCAGTCCAAAGAAGCTTATACTAAGGCGTTCGCGCTGTTCCCACGAACGATTTGTTAATTATAAGAAATGGCTTGCCTGCCAAACTGGGTCCAGCCATCAATGAATGATTGTTTGCTAATTTTACGATTCTTTTGATTCGCCAATGGGTCGTTAAAATAAATATAATTATCATCAGAGCCCGTTAGGACGACAGAATGTTCTTTGTAAGAAACTTTAATGGTTCCGTCCTTTGTCTTCCAGTTTCTCCAAAAACTAGAGGGCATATGCCGATATCGGCTCGTGACAATCACCCATACAGGGTGACCCTTTTCTAGTTGTTTTTCAATTATCCCCCACTTGCTTCCCGTTAAATCAATAACCCGTTCACCTAAATATTCCCTAGCAAGATCAGCGACTGGACCGTGAAACACACCTAACCCTGGTTGATCCCACGTATACATATTACCTACAAATCCATTGTTGGGATTGCCATGCAGCCCGTTCTTCGTCCACGGCACTTTAGGTATTTTATTGGCCAATGTCATCTTACTAACCTCGACATCTGCTGAAGCTATTAGCATAGCTAGGCTCGTCACTTCGCAGCCTTTTGGCAGTTGGGGTTTTTGCGAAATGAGCGGTACATCAATCGGTTGTGATGCTTGTTGCGATTTATTTTGACTGGAAGATTGTTTTTTCTTAAGCTCGGATAACCCTTTAGGTTGAGGTTGGTCTTTACTGCCTTCTTGATTCTCTTGACCCGACGATTCATCATTATTGGTCTGTAAT from Tuberibacillus sp. Marseille-P3662 encodes:
- the ilvC gene encoding ketol-acid reductoisomerase, with the protein product MAQVVYNGDIDEGLLRGKKIAVVGYGSQGHAHAQNLREDGFEVIVGLRQGKSFEKAEDDGFDVKSVKEAAEEADVIMILLPDELQPKVYENEIKPGLQAGNALVFAHGFNIHFKQVVPPDNVDVFLVAPKGPGHLVRRTYAEGAGVPSLIGVYQDVTGNAENLAYAYAKGIGSGRAGVLETSFQEETETDLFGEQAVLCGGLTNLIKAGFETLTEAGYQPEVAYFECLHETKLIVDLIYEGGLEYMRHSISDTAQWGDFVSGPRVVNDETRERMKEVLSDIQTGRFAKGWVLENQVNRPEFNAINEQEKTHPIEVVGRELRELMPFVRKQQEKKDVVTSARN
- the ilvN gene encoding acetolactate synthase small subunit, with protein sequence MKRIVIATVQNRSGVLNRVTGLLAKRQFNIESISVGRTETEGVSKMTFVVDVDDDQKIEQLTKQLNKQVDVLKVSDITDKAIVARELVLVKVLSNAQTRYEINGIIEPFRASIIDVSRESLTIQVTGSPDKIEAIIELLRPYGIKEMSRTGLNAFLRGNQRQVTDMKSYSLLK
- the ilvB gene encoding acetolactate synthase large subunit, encoding MKAEVNQSVQEEARSQSKTGADLLVEALLNAGVKHLFGYPGGANLPIYDSLYRIGGEFNHILSRHEQGAIHAAEGFARVTGKPGVVIATSGPGATNLVTGIADAMMDSLPIVVFTGQVAKNVIGTDAFQESDVMGITTPITKHNYQVQELTDLPRIVNEAFHIASTGRPGPVVVDIPKDVASEVGATDCEADFYLPGYQPTIEPNPLQIKKLVDAMSQSKRPVILAGAGVLHAQGSEELRKFAEMHQIPVTTTLLGLGGFPGEHDLSLGMAGMHGTYAANTALYESDLLINFGARFDDRLTGNLKHFAPRATVAHVDIDPAEIGKNVSTGIPVVADAKRVLEKLLAVAGGSPETSSWREQIAAYKRDFPLWYHEQSDAIVPQEVIETVHRYTCGDAIVTTDVGQHQMWAAQYYAFNEPNRWVTSGGLGTMGFGFPAAIGAQLGAPDQTVVALVGDGGFQMTFQELSVLQERRLPVKVVIVNNGALGMVRQWQEEFYDKRYSQSLLPVQPDFVKLAHSYDIEGIRVDSVDALHDVLSEHLQSPEPVIIDCRVQQEENVYPMIAPGKGLHEMIGVKP
- the ilvE gene encoding branched-chain-amino-acid transaminase, encoding MSDQWIFLNDRFVKKEDAVVSVYDHGFLYGDGVFEGIRAYSGNIFKLDEHLDRLYQSAHSILLEIPYSKAELEQLIVEAVKKNRLENAYIRVVISRGPGDLGLDPSKCSDPRVYVIAEGLAIFPNELYERGLRVGTVASRRNRSDVLSPQVKSLNYLNNILVKIEANQAGVDEALMLNDQGYVTEGSADNIFIIKNGVIKTPSVYLGALEGITRNAIIEVARKEGYEVREETFTRHDVFTAEEVFLTGTAAEVIGVVDVDGRKINDGTPGPVTQHLLSEFRKLVTTDGVKVYPPEQDDAQVS
- a CDS encoding DUF4145 domain-containing protein; the encoded protein is MACCTKVQKILEPSFYRYFELTEDVGGYMVNTCPFDRVIHDDLANTLLQIKDQQMKACLQRLLTYTYQNRKEAPALAAVALRQMLECLVHRHCQNIGLSMTGKKGRMKPLGQIIHQLKRHLPKPVKKAVYEIKNVGNDGAHFNTVNVRLSLLTTELIDGHLQTLHYIVQYYISKHGV
- a CDS encoding transporter substrate-binding domain-containing protein, which translates into the protein MLSLALLTACGSTKSGGDSGGNDEMKTYKVATDANFKPFEYKNPDTGEMEGFDIELLKSIAKEAGFKVKFETMQFDGLLAGIKSGRYDIGVAGISITDERKQSIAFSDKYYDSGLTVMVPKDSDIQSIKDVDGKAVGTRQGSTSQAYLKNNTDADIEAFPAIVNAYTNLKSGRLDAVLYDLPNVKYFIKQKGEGELKTVGKLLQGQPYGIAFPKDSKLVDDVNKALKTLKDNGTYADIYKKWFGTEPPQ
- a CDS encoding amino acid ABC transporter permease, with product MFDKFTSSDFIQCLPFLIPGLGMTLLITAIGLILGFVLGTIAGLGRLSKNKFLRGISSVYVEVVRGTPILAQVLFIFTVLSDQYVGFNIDKVLAAIIAITINAGAYIAEIVRGAVYSIDKGQHEAGRSLGLNPSQTMRHIIWPQAIKRMIPPLGNQFIISLKDTSLFSVIAVGELLYMGRQYYNITYSPFQTLTMVCLLYLVITIPTSLILRKIERRLDV
- a CDS encoding amino acid ABC transporter ATP-binding protein encodes the protein MITVHDLHKSFGDFEVLKGINAEVRESEVVCVIGPSGSGKSTFLRCLNLLEDITSGSVEIDGEQLTDESTDINKLRSEVGMVFQHFNLFPHKTVLENITLAPIKVKALTQDKAKEHALPLLEKVGLSDKADDYPDNLSGGQKQRVAIARALAMNPKVMLFDEPTSALDPELVGDVLEVMKDLAKEGMTMVVVTHEMGFAREVGDRVIFMDEGVIMEENKPEPLFENPQNARTQSFLSKIL
- a CDS encoding C39 family peptidase, translating into MKKTILWSVSILFLIGLGLVGFSQINGLEYTGQNAMTTMALGQKRSSVDAYSITTDATRAKAAELQTNNDESSGQENQEGSKDQPQPKGLSELKKKQSSSQNKSQQASQPIDVPLISQKPQLPKGCEVTSLAMLIASADVEVSKMTLANKIPKVPWTKNGLHGNPNNGFVGNMYTWDQPGLGVFHGPVADLAREYLGERVIDLTGSKWGIIEKQLEKGHPVWVIVTSRYRHMPSSFWRNWKTKDGTIKVSYKEHSVVLTGSDDNYIYFNDPLANQKNRKISKQSFIDGWTQFGRQAISYN